The nucleotide sequence TACCAATATCAGAATTATGGGAACGGCCATACAGAACTATAAAGATATGAAGTCTGCagaaaaatcagaaataaagcTCTAAAACAAAAAGCAAAGGAATGGAGATCCAAATAAATCTGAAAGAAATAGTTATAGAACATATTGAGGAAGAAGAGGAAGACAAAAATTATCATGGAtgcatgaaataaaaaaaagacttTTAAGTTGATATAATATTCGTAATAGGTTGTTCTTTCACTCGACTCTCGACTATATGAAAACAGTCGGCCATGTCTTCATTTGCTGATAAATCAACCTTTGCTTCCTTAATGCCGATTTACTACAAGAAATCCACTGTTTTTACTGCTGTTTAGTATTGGGTGTGTTGTGGTAAATCCACTGTTATGAAACAGTAcaattaaaatatgtttatggTGGATTTCGAGCAAACACGGCACCCATATTAAGGACAGCTTTCTCATTCGTGTGTAGAGACATCAACTATGCACGTTCTGTATTTGTACGCCTACCACAAAATTCAGTAAGTTCTTCTTTGTAGCGCTGAATATGTTGGTTAACAGTTTCCATAGAAGTCTTGGTTTGAGTGATGGTTTTTTACGCAAACCAAATTCTTCCCAAACTGATTAACATATTTcttagataggagcaaaactaAATGGCATAGCTAgtctaaattaaattttgacaaaaatcaaACCACAGATGCCTGTTGACAAGAGTAGAACTGAATGACGTAGCTAGTCTGAATTTGACAGATTTAAGGAAAATAGTTACCTGAGGAGTGCTGTCTTCGCAGTTAAGTGTTTGGGGGTTTTATGTTTGTATAGAAAtgatgaaatcaaaataaacgaaTGCATGCAATAGAAAAATTCCatagttgataaaaataatgagatatTATAAAATCGTTATGgaccaaaatgttttatactTAAAGCTCActctgtacaatttttttaatgtaaccGAAATTGGAGAGTTTATATGGGATCAAAATTTGCGTCTAATATTGATCCAGTCCAAATGTGAATTAACGAAATTCCTTTTGTTTCAGCAAACCACGTTTCTATTCATAATGGCGTCGGTTTTATCCAGTTTGAGACAGTCGCTGCCATGTAGAGATATTCAAATCGACCAGCTCTATAATCTGTTTGCATATAAAGATGAGCCTCAAATTGAAAGCGTTTACGTTTATGGAGGAACAAGTAGCGGCAAATCAATTGTGGTCACTAGAATACTCGAAGAACTGCAAATCAATCATGCTTTAGTGAATCTGATCGAATGTTATTCATCAAAGATTTTGTTTGAAACGATTTTGAATAGCATTTCCGGACACCAATTGGATCCTAAAAATGCCGTTCCCTACGCGAAATGCGACAAATTTGTGGATTTTATCAACAATGTACAgaaatgtaataaaatgaagaatttggATGGGTTTGTCCTGGTATTGGATAATGCCGAGGAACTGAGAAATATGGAATTTAATTTACTACCGTGCTTTCTGAGATTAAAAGAACTTACTGGAATTTCATTACCGGttatatttatttcgaaaattattttcgaaaagtttTACACGAAAGCCGGAGCTGTGGAACcgataaaaatacattttccccaatataataaaaacgaattacttgaaatattatCTTTGGACGCagaacaaattaaaaagatagTTTCCAAACATTTCAACAAGCCATTAGAGTttgatataaacttttataaaaattacttaaacttatttttatcgGTTTTCTA is from Diorhabda sublineata isolate icDioSubl1.1 chromosome 1, icDioSubl1.1, whole genome shotgun sequence and encodes:
- the LOC130450979 gene encoding origin recognition complex subunit 5; translation: MASVLSSLRQSLPCRDIQIDQLYNLFAYKDEPQIESVYVYGGTSSGKSIVVTRILEELQINHALVNLIECYSSKILFETILNSISGHQLDPKNAVPYAKCDKFVDFINNVQKCNKMKNLDGFVLVLDNAEELRNMEFNLLPCFLRLKELTGISLPVIFISKIIFEKFYTKAGAVEPIKIHFPQYNKNELLEILSLDAEQIKKIVSKHFNKPLEFDINFYKNYLNLFLSVFYRVCRDVSELRYMSRINFIKYCEPVIYNQHSLQDSMALWRNIAPILKQSLEALYLRVDTLRPANSVKEKPMPTLELPFYAKYLLIAAYLASYNPAKDDKKLFMKHHGKQKKKLKDIRAKSKVSERLNTQLGPKPFVFDRLLAIFYSILEEKDNKMGFNNNLLVQISSLIELRLLSSVSDSCVLDGQKYKCNVNYQFIETVSRSVGFEIKKYLSDFSHM